The Deltaproteobacteria bacterium genome contains the following window.
TTCGTACAACAATGAGCGCAAAAGAGTGTCGCGAAGCATGCCTAGCTTTTCACCGGACGCGACGTAGGTTGCCAGTGCCTCACGCGCCAATACATATTCACCAGCCATTGATACCCCACTTACAGTTTATAGACACGCGCACAGCTATCACCGAGCAGATTCCGCCGCGCGGTTTCAGACATGGGTGTCACCAAGGTCGCGAGCATGTTCATGTAGTCCGCAGGATGGTCGAAGTGCGGGAAGTCACTCGCCCAGAAGAATTTATCGTTGCCTACATAATCAACGATATAGGCAAGGGCTTTCTCGTCTGGATCACCAGACACCCAGCATTGGCGTTTGAAGTAAAAGCTGGGTTTTTCTTTCATCGACGTGCCTTTGCCGAGCGCAGTTTCGAAGGTGGTATCCATGCGGTCGAGTGCGGCACCAGCCCAACCTGCACTCGACTCTAGGAGGACAACCTTTACCTTGGGAAATTTCTCGAACAAGCCGTAGTGAAACAAAACGAACAGCGCCTGTTGAGGTCCTTGACCTCCCAACACATTGTGATACCAGTCCGCGCCTTTCATCTCTTTGAAGCGCCGATACACCCGCTTCGTTGGAGGCTCGGCCATGGGGTGGATACTGATCGGTACGTCTAACTCTTGCGCTTTTGCCCAAAACGCATTGTAGTCGGGGTGGGCATGGGGTTTGTTGGTGATGGTGAATGGTGCAACGAAGCCACCTTTGCAGCCAGCGTTGACCG
Protein-coding sequences here:
- a CDS encoding amidohydrolase; this translates as MANPSPKLADYKNIIDADGHMLEPPDAWEKYIDPKFRERALRIRVSSDGKEYLELDGRPSKFFNIKALTLLGGMGNNADEMATRLNMTYKESAQFGTMDAKERVKLLDHENIHIALMYPSVGLTWECEVEDHELANAYSRAYNRWIVDWCSDSGGRLVPIAHIAMTDGPSAAAELERAVNAGCKGGFVAPFTITNKPHAHPDYNAFWAKAQELDVPISIHPMAEPPTKRVYRRFKEMKGADWYHNVLGGQGPQQALFVLFHYGLFEKFPKVKVVLLESSAGWAGAALDRMDTTFETALGKGTSMKEKPSFYFKRQCWVSGDPDEKALAYIVDYVGNDKFFWASDFPHFDHPADYMNMLATLVTPMSETARRNLLGDSCARVYKL